A single window of Neurospora crassa OR74A linkage group VII, whole genome shotgun sequence DNA harbors:
- a CDS encoding mannose-6-phosphate isomerase has product MTATTTTARVFQLTGSCNNYPWGKKGRDSLAAQLCAKTDKSFQIKDDDFYSEMWFGDYPDFPAKKFDTGELLKDILEKNKETLLGKKVIQNLDGQLPYLPKILSIAKALPLQIHPNKELATKLHKKDPENFTDPNHKPEIAVALSKFEVFAGWKPLSHIVPLFQLSFLRQFVPAGTTDTWTDATLREITRSLLKAEEGTVQFIAQSLLKTPKEDLGPKNDYIPDLIPRLQDQYGPKDPGTLVALLCMNFMVLQPGDAIYIPADGIHAYLSGDIVECMARSNNVLNAGFCPPADRNSYDLFAETLTFEGHTAADMLLPSNKSEKSKEGHTVVYKPPMSEFDMLKADLGAGESDEIAPSDGPGVLIVTSGQGTMLAGGKTFDLKEGSIFFVAPDTTVVWKTDKGMQIHMAVV; this is encoded by the exons AtgaccgccaccaccaccaccgcccgcGTCTTCCAGCTCACAGGCTCGTGCAACAACTACCCCTGGGgcaaaaagggaagggattCGCTCGCCGCTCAACTATGCGCAAAGACCGACAAGAGCTTCCAGATCAAAGATGATGACTTCTACTCGGAAATGTGGTTCGGCGATTATCCCGACTTTCCAGCAAAGAAGTTCGATACTGGAGAGCTTTTGAAAGACATCCTCGAAAAGAACAAGGAGACGTTACTGGGAAAGAAGGTCATCCAGAACCTCGACGGCCAGCTTCCCTACTTGCCAAAG ATCCTTTCCATCGCCAAAGCCCTCCCGCTCCAAATCCACCCCAACAAGGAGCTCGCGACAAAGCTCCACAAGAAGGACCCCGAGAACTTCACCGACCCCAATCATAAGCCCGAAATCGCCGTGGCCCTGTCCAAGTTCGAAGTCTTTGCCGGATGGAAGCCTCTTTCCCACATTGTGCCTCTCTTCCAgctttccttcctccgccagTTCGTTCCTGCAGGGACCACCGACACCTGGACCGACGCTACCCTCCGTGAGATCACTCGAAGTTTGCTCAAGGCCGAAGAGGGCACTGTCCAATTCATCGCCCAATCCCTCCTCAAGACTCCCAAGGAAGATCTCGGACCCAAGAATGACTACATCCCCGATCTGATTCCTCGTCTACAGGACCAGTACGGCCCCAAGGACCCCGGAACTCTCGTCGCCCTTCTCTGTATGAACTTTATGGTGCTTCAGCCCGGTGACGCCATCTACATCCCCGCCGATGGAATCCATGCCTACCTGTCGGGTGACATTGTTGAGTGCATGGCCCGCAGCAACAACGTGCTCAACGCCGGCTTCTGTCCTCCCGCCGACCGCAACAGCTACGATCTGTTCGCCGAGACACTCACGTTTGAGGGGCACACCGCGGCGGACATGTTGCTGCCGAGCAACAAGAGCGAAAAGAGCAAGGAAGGGCACACAGTGGTATATAAGCCGCCCATGAGCGAGTTCGATATGCTCAAGGCTGACCTAGGAGCTGGGGAGAGCGACGAGATTGCGCCGAGCGACGGGCCCGGTGTGCTGATTGTTACAAGTGGCCAAGGGACCATGTTGGCCGGGGGCAAGACATTTGACTTGAAGGAGGGATCCATCTTCTTTGTGGCACCGGATACGACGGTTGTCTGGAAGACCGACAAGGGGATGCAAATCCACATGGCAGTTGTTTGA
- a CDS encoding aminopeptidase — protein sequence MHLAAVRTKTNAVAIGRWKTRSLSTTTTTTTTTTPLSRKSSSPRTIQAIIAAGARPSCTRIAASRPLLASSSSSSFSSSSTPASFVIRPSSVTTSTTQHVSRFHSVSSSLLSVPSSSSSSSSTSTSTSATSSPRTSTFTTSRLRPKLQTCAVPPPFLVLGSRYCSAHARAKRRENMTDRDILPDNFKPIHYDLEIRDLDFTSWSYKGTVRIDGKLVKPTKDIVLNTLEIKLLNAKLTAGPQSWESTQFAEDTKAQRSTISFAEELPVADNVSLTLDFTGELNHDMAGFYRSQYKPAAPAAASVPRDDEFHYMLSTQFESCDARRAFPCFDEPNLKATFDFAIEIPDDQVALSNMPVKETKPAGPNKKLVSFERSPVMSTYLLAWAVGDFEYVEAFTDREYNGKKLPVRVYTTRGLKEQGRWALEHAPKIIDYFSEQFEIDYPLPKSDILAVHEFTHGAMENWGLVTYRMTAILFDEKLSEARFRNRIAYVVAHELAHQWFGNLVTMDWWDELWLNEGFATWAGWLATDHLHPDWEVWPQFINEGMDQAFLLDSVRASHPIQVEVRDALDVNQIFDKISYLKGCSMIRMLASHLGIKTFLKGIALYLQRHAYGNAKTEALWNALSEASGVDVNTIMRPWIEEIGFPVVSVTEGKDQISVKQARFLSTGDVKPEDDKTTWWVPLSLRGKIGSQDIEPLSLQTKETTIDGVSQDFYQLNANATGFYRVNYPESRLKTLGTQLAHLTTEDKIFITGSAADLAFAGNSTTAALLSFVQGLKNETHYRVLSQALDSVNTLKSIFGDDEEVKKGLEKFTLELIDKALKEVGWEPKQGENYNIPLLRKRLLLTAVANSHEEVINEAFRRWNEWRANPTGAPIPADLRLPVYRAALKKDPANAVAAIKEEWFTTPAIDGKEVCLQALGQVTDETLIEDVLLPFLFDSAPPAHPRDSVPGADMHILSGNMAGNRIARPLLWAYLRDNWDKFNAKLGGNPILVDRMVNVSLPKFADLETLKEIEDFFSKVSTKGFDRTLEQVKDKIRGRAAYKMRDAEVVKSWLKANGYC from the exons ATGCATCTGGCGGCGGTAAGAACAAAGACCAATGCAGTTGCCATTGGCAGGTGGAAGACTCGCTCTTtatcaaccacaacaacaacaacaacaacaacaacaccactaTCCCgcaaatcatcatcaccccgCACCATCCAGGCGATcattgctgctggtgctcgGCCAAGCTGTACCCGCATTGCAGCTTCCCGCCCGCTGCTagcgtcctcctcctcctcctccttctcctcctcgtccacgcCGGCTTCTTTCGTCATTCGTCCATCTTCTGTCACTACTAGTACTACCCAGCACGTCTCCCGGTTCCACTCtgtctcgtcgtcgttgttgtcggtcccctcttcttcttcttcttcttcttccacttctactTCTACTTCTGCTACTTCTTCGCCCAGGACTTCtacttttactacttctcGCCTTCGCCCCAAGCTTCAGACTTGCGctgttcctcctccgtttcttgttcttggatCCCGCTACTGCTCTGCCCACGCAAGAGCCAAACGCCGCGAAAACATGACGGACCGCGACATCCTCCCCGACAACTTCAAGCCCATCCACTATGATCTCGAGATCCGTGATCTTGACTTCACCTCGTGGTCCTACAAGGGCACCGTAAG GATCGACGGCAAGCTCGTCAAGCCCACCAAGGACATTGTCCTCAACACCCTCGAGATCAAGCTCCTCAACGCCAAGTTGACGGCCGGCCCGCAATCATGGGAGTCGACCCAGTTTGCCGAGGACACAAAGGCCCAGCGctccaccatctccttcGCCGAGGAGCTCCCCGTCGCCGACAATGTCTCCCTGACCCTCGACTTCACCGGTGAGCTCAATCACGACATGGCCGGTTTCTACCGCTCCCAGTACAAGCCCGCTGCTCCTGCGGCCGCCAGTGTCCCCCGCGACGACGAGTTCCACTACATGCTCAGCACCCAGTTCGAGTCCTGCGATGCTCGCCGCGCCTTCCCCTGCTTCGACGAGCCCAACCTCAAGGCCACCTTCGATTTCGCCATTGAGATCCCCGACGACCAGGTCGCCCTCTCCAACATGCCCGTCAAGGAGACCAAGCCCGCCGGCCCCAACAAGAAGCTCGTCTCCTTCGAGCGCAGCCCTGTCATGAGCACCTACCTCCTGGCCTGGGCTGTTGGCGACTTTGAGTACGTCGAGGCCTTTACCGACCGCGAGTACAATGGCAAGAAGCTCCCCGTCCGTGTCTACACTACCCGCGGCCTCAAGGAGCAGGGCAGGTGGGCCCTTGAGCACGCCCCCAAGATCATCGACTACTTTTCGGAGCAGTTCGAGATCGACTACCCGCTCCCCAAGAGCGATATCTTGGCTGTCCACGAGTTCACCCACGGTGCCATGGAGAACTGGGGTCTCGTCACGTACCGCATGACCGCTATTCTGTTCGATGAGAAGCTTTCCGAGGCCAGGTTCCGCAACCGTATTGCCTATGTCGTTGCCCACGAACTCGCCCATCAGTGGTTTGGTAACCTTGTCACCATGGACTGGTGGGATGAGCTCTGGCTGAACGAGGGTTTCGCTACCTGGGCTGGTTGGCTGGCAACCGATCACCTCCACCCTGACTGGGAGGTGTGGCCGCAGTTCATCAACGAGGGCATGGACCAGGCTTTCCTCCTTGACTCCGTCCGCGCCTCACACCCCATCCAGGTCGAGGTTCGCGACGCTCTCGATGTGAATCAGATTTTCGACAAGATCAGCTACCTCAAGGGTTGCTCCATGATTCGCATGTTGGCCTCCCATCTTGGTATCAAGACTTTCCTCAAGGGTATCGCTCTCTACCTTCAGCGCCACGCTTACGGCAATGCCAAGACCGAGGCGCTCTGGAATGCCTTGAGCGAGGCTTCTGGTGTCGATGTCAACACCATCATGCGTCCCTGGATTGAGGAAATTGGTTTCCCTGTAGTTAGTGTTACCGAGGGCAAGGATCAGATCTCTGTCAAGCAGGCTCGTTTCCTGTCTACCGGCGATGTCAAGCCTGAGGATGACAAGACCACTTGGTGGGTTCCTCTGTCCCTCAGGGGTAAGATTGGTTCGCAGGATATTGAGCCACTGTCTCTCCAGACCAAGGAGACTACCATTGACGGCGTCAGCCAAGACTTTTACCAGCTCAATGCCAACGCCACTGGCTTCTACCGCGTCAACTACCCCGAGTCTCGTCTCAAGACTCTGGGTACTCAGCTCGCTCATCTCACTACCGAGGACAAGATCTTCATCACTGGTTCCGCGGCCGATCTTGCGTTTGCTGGCAACTCCACCACTGCCGCTCTGCTGTCTTTCGTCCAGGGTCTAAAGAACGAGACCCACTACCGTGTTCTTAGCCAGGCTTTGGACTCGGTCAATACTCTCAAGTCTATCTttggcgacgacgaggaggtcaagaaggGTCTTGAGAAGTTCACTCTCGAGCTTATTGACAAGGCTCTCAAGGAGGTCGGCTGGGAGCCTAAGCAGGGCGAGAACTACAACATTCCTCTCCTTCGCAAGCGCCTCCTTCTTACTGCGGTGGCCAACTCGCACGAGGAGGTGATTAATGAGGCCTTCAGGCGCTGGAACGAATGGCGCGCCAACCCTACCGGTGCTCCCATCCCTGCGGATCTCCGTCTTCCTGTCTACCGAGCTGCCCTCAAGAAGGACCCCGCCAACGCCGTTGCTGCCATCAAGGAGGAGTGGTTTACCACCCCCGCCATCGACGGCAAGGAGGTCTGCCTCCAGGCCCTCGGTCAGGTCACCGACGAGACCCTCATTGAGGACgtcctccttcccttcctctttgaCTCTGCGCCTCCCGCTCATCCCAGAGACTCGGTGCCCGGCGCTGACATGCACATTCTGTCTGGCAACATGGCCGGGAACCGCATCGCTCGCCCCCTCCTCTGGGCCTACCTCCGCGACAACTGGGACAAGTTCAACGCCAAGCTTGGCGGTAACCCCATTCTTGTCGACCGCATGGTCAACGTCAGCTTGCCCAAGTTTGCGGATCTCGAGACGCTCAAGGAGATCGAGGACTTCTTTAGCAAGGTCAGCACCAAGGGCTTCGACAGGACGTTGGAGCAGGTCAAGGATAAGATCAGGGGACGGGCGGCGTACAAGATGAGGGATGCCGAGGTTGTTAAGAGCTGGTTGAAGGCTAATGGGTACTGCTAA